In Nissabacter sp. SGAir0207, the genomic stretch GTTGTCTGAGAAGAAAAAATATAAATTTGAACATAAGCCGCATCTTTTCTTTAACGATGCCAAAAACCCATTGGTACGTAAGCTGGGTAAGCGTTATTTAAAAGGATATAACCACTCATGACCACGCCTTTCCTGGAATTGGCCCGGCATCATATTGATATTGTTTCGCCAGATGAGACAAAGCTAATTCGTCCAGCAGACATGACGTTTGAATCACCTATCTGGCTGGCCCGCGGACATTATGATGTCCGCTCTTTTGGCGCTTATAGTTATGTTGGTGAAGATGCTTTGATCATGGCAACCGACCGTATCGGGCGCTATTGCTCCATTGCACGGCGCCTTACTGTAGGTGAGAGTGAACATCCGACCGGCTATTTGTCTACCTCGCCGATGTTTTATACCACCCGGTATTGGAAACGACATCCTGAGACAATGTCATTTTATCGTCATCAGGCCGGTACGATAAAGAAAGCAGCGGATGTTTTCCGTCTGGAAGGCAGTAATGAAGGCCGTAATACCATTGGTAATGATGTCTGGATAGGCGAAGGTGTATTTATTCGCCGTGGTTGTAAGATTGGCGATGGGGCAATTATTGCTTCACGCGCAGTCATCACCCGTGATGTTCCGCCTTATGCTGTGGTCGGCGGAACTCCTGCACGTATTATAAAATATCGTTTTGCGCCCGATGTGATTGCCCGCCTGCAGGCATTGTGTTGGTGGGATTATGATATTCGTAATATTGACGAGTTGGATTGGACAAACGTAGAAGCTACGCTTAGCCGTCTTGAAACGTTAAAGGCTTCAGGAAAACTCACTCCCTTTACCCCAGATATCATTACCTGGAAAGACGTGACTTAAAACTGGCCGGGCAGCGGTATACCGCTGCCCGGTATGTATTTCCTCAAGGCCGAAGTGTTTTCCCCATTTTATCTGCCCTACCTGCCCAGCGTGTATCTTGCCTTGATACCCCTTCCTCATCAGATTGAAAGTGATGATTCTCCCCATAATAAACCGCATTGATTTGGGTGGTATTCAGTAGATAGGTGCGGAACTGCTGGAATAGTTTCATATCTGGCTTGAAATCCGATCCCCAAAACTGGTGTAGATGTCCCTGAAACGTCAGCCCGCGTATATCATACAGCGCCCGGCCCATCACCTTGAGCGGCTTGTTATGCACTAAGGCTGAAATCCCGGCAGTACTGTTGATGGTTACCACTCCTCGGGCATGATTCAGCAACTCAGGCATCGGCAGATCGTGGACGTAAAATACCCGCTGGCTGACCTTGTGCTGTTCACTCAGGCGGCGAATTAGCGGGCTATAAAGCCGGTGGCCGCGATCCATCGGATGGTGTTTTATCACCAGGGATTGATCTGCCGGGGCTTTTTTGGCGAAGGAGTAGATCACATCGTTAATATAATCACGGACGTCCTGATACGGGCTATGGTGGCGGATCTGGCTGTCATTATAAACCTGCAAAATAACCAGGTAGTAACGTTGATCGAGCGCCGTTCGCAGCCGGGGCATCATATTCCGCTGGCGTAACCCATACCAATATTTACGGCAGGCCGCCCTGATCCAGCAGCGCGCCTCATACACTGGGGAGAAAGATTTGTGGTGCCGATATTGTGCAAATTGCCGACGATGCCAGCTTCCCATTAAATAATAGGTGATGGCGTGCCCTACTCTCAGCGAAAATGAGGGGGAAAGCGGGGTAATATCCATCGCCTCCTGTGCCGGTAATTGCCGATAAAATTCACTTTCACGCGGTAACCCAGAAAAAGCATTGACGCCCCCCTGTTCCACGGTAATGAAATGTGGCCGGAGATAGCCCTCTTCAAAGGCCAGAAAACGTATCCCTTTTGCCTGCGCCCAGCGTTTGGCTTCACGGTGCAGCGGGCGGCAATCACCAAAGCAGAGGATGGTGTCGAACTCATAGTGGCGATAAAGCTCTTTTAACCAGCCGGGAAACGCTTTTGGCGTGGCGTGATAAGGCAGTACCGTGCGATGGCGGCAATAAAATTGGTCGCCCCCATTAAAGACGACATTTACGGTCTCGCGTCCGTGAGTTTCCAACCACTGCGCGACATCACTGAAAAAAGGCCCCATCGGGCCTTGCAGCAACAGGTATTTCTTACCAGAGAGTAATAATGAAAGGGCGCTATTTTCCATATACACCAACGTGAAAAGCTGGGCCAGTTTACGGGCCTCAATTCTTATTCATGCCTTTAACACGATTGCATCGCCGGCATGGCCAGATTAATTAAAGGTGTTGGGCAGCATTAAAATTTAATTTGACTTTAATCAGCATTTTTATCTTTTTATAGTTGTTAATAACGCTGCTGAATTTTCTTTTTGCAATAAACATCTCTCCACGGGGAAGCGTTTCCAGATAACTCACGGCGGCTTCTACGGTAATAGGTTTACCGGACACCGGGTGAATATAACTGGGGTAGCGGATCAGAGCCTGATACACCAACTCATCCAGCGTAATTTCACGCGTCCGCCGCGAACAGGGGTACTCATCCTGCGTTAACCCCCACCCGGCATAGAAGGGAACGCCATAGCACGTCACTGGTTTACCGTGCATCAGGGCTTCAAACCCTGCCAGCGATGTCAGCGTATGGATCTCATCCGCAGCCCGGATACAGTGGATGATATCGGCATCCAGCACGGTTTCATTAGCCCAGCGCGCCACATCCTGCGCAGCTATCGCCCCTTTACGGTTACCGGCCAGTACATCCGGGTGCGGTTTATAGAGGATATAGGCGTCCGGGTGGCGCTCTCGCACCGTCTGTAGTAACGCACTATTGCTGCGGATCCCCAGGGTACCGGTCAGAATAGAGGCGTCGTCCTCCACCTGCCCCGGCACCAGCAGTAGCCGTTTTCCGGCGGCGGCAACCGGCCGCGAGAACGCGGCCCCGAGGTTATATTTACTTAGCCGTGCCGCCAACAGACGTTGGCGGAGCGCGGCTGCCCGCGCACGCTGGCAGTCAGTCAGCGTATCGTCGTTAAGCAGCATCTCTAAATCACTGGGCCGGGTTGCGTCGTAATAGATGCCGCGTTTGTCCAGCACCAGCGACAAAGGCGGGTGCAGATGGGAGCCTAAGCCGGCAGATCGCAGGAAGCCATCCTCCATTCGCCAGACCGGCAGCGCCGGGTCGTAACCGGCCTGTTGCCATTGCCGTTCCCCTTTAATGCCCCACACGACCCCGGCAGTGGCATCGTTGATTGCGCTACTGAACCGCACCCGGTTATCCAGCGTCTTTAAAAAGGGTGACAAGATGGCCCGTTTCCACATTGACAAACTGGGTGCCGCCAGCGTCCCTTGCCGTTCACGGCAATGATTCCGGGCCATGTCCAGCCACGTCAGTAAGTCATCCAGCGTGCCTGCCTTACCGCTTTGCGGATCGAGGTAGCGGCTATAACGCAGATAGGCAGCTGCAAAAAGATCGAACAGGGAGGCCCGGCCACGGCGAGCAGCCAGCGTAGGGGCATCAGCATGACGATCGTCCGTCAGGCCCCAACCGGCATACCAGGGCAAACCGAAACAGGTTACCGCCTTACCGGCCATCAACGCCTCAAATCCATACTGGGAGGTCACCGCATAAACCCGACTGACGTGCTGAAGCAGCGAGTAGGGGCTGGCGTTGCAAGTTAGCAGCGTGACGCGCGGGTGCCGTTCAGCCGCCTTACGGGCAGCGTCAGCCAGATACCCCGCTTTTTTGCCGTGCAGCACATCAGGGTGCACTTTGACCCACACTGTCGCATCGGGATTCTCTGCCAGCGCCGTCTCCAGCATCCGAACAAAATCGCCCGGCCCTGCCCCACCGTGGCTGACCGCTTGGTCGCCAAAGGTCTGATCGACCACCAGCACCGTTTCGCCGGCCGGTATCGGGCCATGATAAGGGGGTGCCTGATTGTATTTGGAGAGGTCAAGCCGGGTAATGGTGTCGATGGCCCGGCTGGCCTGCGGATAGAGCGGCGCATTGCCTGCCCGGTCCTGAATCAGATATTCCAGTGTGCTGGGCTGGGCGGCATCGTAATAGATGCCTGCCTGATCCACTACAATGGCGCAGGGCGGGCTGCCGGCCACGCCCAAGCCGAGTGAGCGAATAAACCCATCCTCAAGCCGCCAGACCGGCACCCCTCGGCGGCGTGCCACCGCCACTGCCCTGTTCCCACTGGGGCGATGCCCCCAAACCGCAATCGCGCTGACCTGATCCGGGAGCCGTCGGTAGGATGCCAGCCTGACGACCCCTTCCGGCAGGAGCTGTGCAAGATGGGGAATACGCGCAATGCCTGCTGAAAAGATGCCGATCATCCCCTCTCCTTACAGTGTCAAAATAACTTTGGCGGCGACGGCGATCTGGTAAATGATGGTCGAGATGCCGCGGGTGACCTCAATGCTCTTCGATTCAAACTTCGGCAGCACCATCAGTTCATCGCCCGGTTGCAGGGTGTCAACATTGTCGGCGTCATCCGCTTCGCCGTTTTGATGGATCACGATGACCTTCGCGTTGCCCTTCTTCTGGGTCAAGCCCCCGACCTTGGCGATGTAATCCTCCGGCGACAGCCCTTTCTGCCAGGCTACGGCATTCGGGAACAGCACTTCGCCGTGCACCATGACCAGTGAGGTGCGCTCTGGGATGTTGATAATGTCGCCATCTTCCAGAATCACCTGATCGAGGTTGTTCTCATTGAGCACCACTGCCCCTTTAGGAACCACGTTGCGCGCCTTGGCAACAAAGCGGCTGATCAGCTGTGCCTCCTGCATCCGCAGGTTGGCCTCTTCCGACGTAGCGGACTGAGCAGAGAGTGACGCCTCCTCCAGCTTCTGCAGGGAAAGATCCAGCATCTCTTTCTGGCGCTCCGCCACCGAGCGGCGGAACAGCTGGATGGCATTAAGCTGTGACATGTTGTTGGTGCGGATCTGCGCCAGTACCTGGCGCATGGTGGCCCCATAGGGCAGCACCACCGCGTGTTCGCCGGAGTGCGCGCCTTCAATGCGCACCTGAATGGTGCCCGCGTAGCGGTCAGCGCTGACAATCAGCTGATCGCCATCCTGTAGGAAGCGGCCATTCGCCTGACTGAGCGGGTAGTACTCGCTGCGTTTGACGGTGCCTTGCTGGCGGATAATGGTCATGTGGGTAGCGCCCGGTTTTGGACGTGCCCAGCTCAGCGCCTCGCTGACCGGCAGCGTGCCATCGCGGAACTCAAAATCATAGCTGTTGAAGACTTCGCCCTGCACGCTGACCGTATGCTGGCGCGGGCCGACCACAATCACATCGCCGTCAGCAAACTGCGACAGGCTGAGGTTGCCGTTCAGCAGGAAGTCATACAGGTTGATGTGGCTGCGCACACGGTTACCGCGCTTGACCTCGATGTCCACATAGCTACCGCGCTCGGTGTCCACTCCGCCCGCCTTGCTCAAGTAGGAGAGCAGCGAGTCAGAGGCCACGCCGCCATAGAGGCCGGGGTTGTTGACGTAACCGGTGACAAACACCTTGACCGGCTGCGCCTGCACCAGCGAGGCGTAGACGTTGACGTTAGCCTGATAGACCTCTTTCACTTTGCTGGTGACCAGACTGTTGAGCTGGCCGTTCGGCGTGCCGGCAACTTTCATTGGGCCAACGTTAGGCAAGAAGATGTTGCCTTTCGGGTCTACCGCCAGACTGCCCTCAAAGTTAAAAGCGCCCCAGAGCCGCACCTGGATCTGGTCACCCAGCCCGATGACGTAGCTGGGGTTAAAGCCGATGCTGCTGGCGCTGTTGCCACCGGTGCCACTGAAGATCTGGGCACCGAACATGCGGCTGGCTGGGGCCGGAACCACCGGGGCCGGGGTGTCGTCAAACTGGCTGCTGCTTTTGGGCTGGGCAGTCTGGCCACTGATCACCTGCGGCAGCGGTGCCGCGCCGGTCAGGGAGGGATCGGCGGTCAGGGAGATCGCCTGCGCCTGAGCCAGCGGCAGCATCAGGGCAAGAACAAAGGTGTTAAACAGTTTCATGGCGTGCTCGCGGTAGTCGTTATTAGTCCCGGTGGTCATCAATCACTGCCAGCAGCAGTTTGATGGTGCCGAAGAGTAAGCAGCAGATCAGCAGCAGGCTGATGATCAGATAAGGGCTGTTGGGGTACGTTGACTCTTCCGGCATCTGCGGCGAGCTAATCACCGACAGCACCTTGAGCTTGCGCGCGCTTTCGACGCGGGTCTTCTCGATGGAGGTGAGCGCCAGCTTGTAGAGATCCGTATCAAAGGCAACCCTGGCCTTGATCGCCTCGAAGTCCACCGCCATGGTATTGAGCTGGCGGCCGTCCGGGGCAGTGATTTTGCTCTGCTCCTCTTTAATCTGGGCAGAGAGCGACGCCAGCGCATTGCGGACACTGACCACCTGCGGCGTATCCTCACGCAGATAGGTCAGCAGGTTACGCAACTCCGCTTCCATCTGGATTTTCTGGCCAATCAGGGTATTTACCAGAGCGCTAGCCGCCTGCGCCTGTGCACCAGGGTCCAGCATACTGTTACTGTTCTGGTAGGCGAGCAGCGCCGCCCGGCTGGCATCGAGGCGGCTGCTGGCCTCATGCATCTCTTTCTCAGCAAAGGCGAGCTGGTCACGGGCAATCCGGTGGGATAGCTCGTTAATAAAACGCTCCGACTCTTTCAGCACCGCCTGATTAAAGCGCTGGGCGAACTCCGGCGTAAAACCTTGGGTGGCGATGGTCAGCAAACCGGTTTTATCGTCGTAAATCACGCTGATACGATTACGGTAATACTCGAGGAAACGCTCACGCGACAGGTCTGCCGACAGGTGGTAGAAAATATCCCAGCCGCTGGCACCGAAGGCCTGATGGAAATTAAGTTGCTTGTCCAGAATCGCCAGCATATCCGGCGAGTTGATATAGGCTTTTAAATAGAGCGCATCCTCGGCCGAACTGGTATTACTCGCCCCCAGCAGCAAGCCGACATTCAAACTGCTGCCGTTGATATCATCGGAACGTTTAATTGCGACCGTGGATTCACTTTGGAAACGCGGCTGGCTGAATAACACCAGATAAATAATCAACAGCGCCAGCGGCGCAATAATGATGATCTTTGCCAGGTGGCGATGCAGGAAAGCCAGATTCACGGTCTGACGCAGCCGCCGGACGAGCTGCTTGCCCGGCAGTGCAGCTTTTAGGTTATTCATTAACATGAGGGTTCATCATTTTCTAAAAGGGGCGTGGCTTGGTGCCATTATCTGGCGCACTAATCCCCTGTAACGCAGAGGTTATGGCGCAAAAAAGGGCGCTATTCGCTCAATTGGCTGCTTTTTTAATCGAATATACGGATCAGGCCGACCACATCCTGCCCACTGCCGGTGACCAGCAGCGCGGAGATGCGCTCCTGCTGCATCAGGTGTTCGGCATCAGCGATCATTGTCTCCTGCGGCAGGGTGATCGGGTCATGGGTCATGATGTCGCGGGCGGTGCAGGTGTCGAGACCGCTGCACTTCGCCAATGCCCGGCGCAGATCGCCATCGGTGATGATGCCCACCAGCCGCCCGGCGGCGTCATTGACCGCCACCATCCCCTGACAGCCGCCGGTGATCTCCTGGATCACCTCACGGAAGGTCGCGCACTCCTGCACCTGCGGCACCGTGGTCTGCATCAAGTCTGCCACACGGGTCAGCAGGCGGCGGCCCAGCGAACCACCGGGGTGGTAGCGAGCAAAATCCGTGGGCCGGAACTGGCGTTGCTGCATCAACGCAATCGCCAATGCATCGCCAATCGCCATCGTCAGGGTGGTAGAGGTGGTCGGGGCGAGATTATTCGGGCAGCTTTCGCTCTCCATCATCAGCTCCAGCACGGCATCGGCGTGGTGTGCCAGGGTCGAGTCACTGGCGTTGGTCAGGGCGATGATACGGTTGCCGAACGCCTTCAGCGACGGGATGAGTTTCAGGATCTCATCCGTCTCACCGCTGGCGGAGATCAGGATTAGCAGGTCATAGGGAGTAATCATTCCCAGATCGCCGTGGAACGCTTCCGCCGGGTGGATAAAGAAGCTGGGGGTGCCGGTCGAGGCAAGCGTGGCCGATATTTTGCGCCCCACGTGGCCCGATTTTCCCATGCCGGAAAGAATCACATGCCCTTTGCACTGGCTGATTAATGTCAGCGCCCGCTGATATTGCGTGGAATCAATATGTTCTGCCAAAGTACGCAGAGCTTCAGCCTGTTCATTCAGGGTGCGTTTAATCGACGCAATATTATCTGGCGATGCAGAATAGCGAGGGAGTGTGGAGAGCAGCGTATCAGACACGGGATTGACCTTAACCGGTAATAAAAATAACGCCAGGCAGGATGGCTGCCCAAATAGCGTCACCAGAAAATAACACCTTTAAAAAGAGGGTCTGTTTAAAGCGCTGCCTGTTTATCACATGAAATAATTGAACACAATAAATTTAAGATTATTCTCACTTTATGTTCAAAATTTAAACAAAGGTAACACGGTGCTAACGCTTGTAACGGCATGCTCACAGGTTTGCACCTCCTTAACGCAAATTTACCGGTGGAATACTTCCCTCTCCCAGCAAAACACCCTTCCAACGACTATAATTAATCTCACTAACCGGATAATTCACCCATAAAGTGACGCCGGTTTTTTGATCTTTCCATAGCGTTACGGAGGCATAATGGCCAGTGGTTGGGCACAAGATGGTGCCGTACAGGATCAGATTGACTCGACGGTAGAGGATGCCGTGCAGCGTGCGCGCCAGTCGTTGGGACATGGCGTCAGCGAGAAGTTTTGTCAGGAGTGCGGAGAGCCGATTCCTGAGGCGCGGCGGCAGGCGCTGAAAGGCGTGCGCTACTGTGTGCAGTGCCAGGCCGAGCTGGACAAAGCCGAGCACGATCATGCTGGCTATAACCGGCGTGGCAGTAAAGATAGCCAATTACGTTAAGGCGGGCCGGGCAACCGGCCCTTTTTCTATCCATCAGCCTTTCTTATCTTGCCCTTCTCCCCTCCTTCTGCTCCCCTGCCCATTTTTGCGGCATGACTGCCGAAAAAATTAGCATTAAGGTCTAAAATCAGATCTGATTTGACTATAAATGCAGCGCACTGCACATAAACGGGGCATAACTGCAGCCATTGCACCACCATCGTACCATTGCACTCCTTTGGTGCACTCTTCTGGTGCAATCGGGCGCAAATTCGCTTTGCGTGCGCTCTCTTGCGAAAAATCCTATTGATTTTCAACAAGTCGAAAAGTTGGCACGATTTTTTCATAGCATCGCGTGAAAGATAAGAATCGGCTATCACTCCGGCACCAATAAGGAACTCTTCCATGAAGTCATTTGCAAAAGCCACACTGGCCGCCCTGACGCTGGCCTTCGCCGTTTCCTCACACGCAGCAGACAAATTGATCGTTGCCACAGACACTGCCTTCGTCCCGTTTGAGTTCAAGCAGGGTGACAAATATGTTGGTTTCGACGTGGACCTGTGGGACGCCATCGCCAAAGAGCTGAAGCTGGACTACAGCCTGAAGCCGATGGACTTCAGCGGCATTATCCCGGCGCTGCAAACCCACAACGTTGACCTGGCGCTGGCCGGTATCACCATTACCCCGGAGCGCAAAAACGCCATCGACTTCTCTGACGGCTACTACAACAGCGGCCTGATGGTGATGGTGCCGACCAACAGCCCAATCAAGGGCGAGCAGGATCTGGCTGGCAAAGTGGTGGCGGTGAAGAGCGGCACCGGCTCGGTGGATTACGCGAAAGCGAACATCAAAACCAAAGAGCTGCGCCAGTTCCCGAACATCGACAACGCCTACCTGGAGCTGGGTACTGGCCGTGCCGATGCGGTGCTGCATGACACGCCGAACATCCTCTACTTCATCAAGACTGCTGGTCAGGGCCGCTTCAAGGCGGTGGGTGACTCCATCAAGGCGCAGCAGTACGGCATTGCGTTCCCGAAAAACAGCGACCTGCGCGAGAAGGTGAACGGCGCGCTGAAAACGCTGCGCGAGAACGGCACCTACGCCGAGATCTACAAGAAATGGTTTGGCACTGAACCTAAATAAGTGCGTTACGTTGACGTTCCCGGCGGCATCCGCTGCCGGTTTTTCCAGGAGATGACCCATGCAGTTTGAATGGAGCGCCATTTGGCCCGCTCTTCCTATCCTGCTCGAAGGCGCCAAGATGACCCTGTGGATCTCGATCCTCGGTCTGCTGGGCGGCCTGTTCATCGGTGTGATCGCGGGTTTCGCCCGCGCCGTGGGTGGCTGGATCTCCAGCCACATCGCACTGGTGTTTATCGAGCTTATCCGTGGCACGCCGATCGTGGTGCAGGTGATGTTTATCTACTTCGCCCTGCCGATGATGATCCCGGTGCGCATTGATCCCTTCAGCGCGGCGGTGGTGACCATCATCATCAACTCCGGCGCCTACATTGCCGAGATCACCCGTGGTGCGGTGCTCTCCATCCACAAAGGGTTCCGCGAAGCCGGGCTGGCGCTGGGTCTCTCCCGCCGCGACACGCTGCGCTACGTGATTGCGCCGCTGGCGCTGCGCCGGATGCTGCCGCCGCTGGGCAACCAGTGGATTGTCAGCATCAAGGATACCTCCCTGTTTATTGTGATCGGTGTGGCTGAACTGACCCGTCAAGGGCAGGAGATCATCGCCGGCAACTTCCGTGCGATGGAAATCTGGACCGCAGTGGCGGTGATCTACCTGATCATCACGCTGGTATTGAGCTTTATCCTGCGCCGGCTTGAAAGAAAACTGAAAATCATATGATCGAATTCAAGAACGTCTCTAAGCACTTTGGCAAGACCCAGGTGCTGCATGACATTGACCTGAAGATTAACCAGGGCGAAGTGGTGGTGATTATCGGGCCGTCCGGCTCAGGCAAATCGACCCTGCTGCGCTGCATCAACAAGCTGGAAGAGATCACCAGCGGCGATCTGATTGTGGATGGCCTGAAGGTCAACGACCCGAAAGTGGATGAGCGCCTGATCCGCCAGGAAGCGGGGATGGTGTTCCAGCAATTTTACCTCTTCCCGCACCTGACCGCGCTGGAGAACGTGGCCTTCGGCCCGATCCGCGTGCGTGGCGCGAAGAAGGCGGACGCCGAGAAGCTGGCAAAAGAGCTGCTGGGCAAGGTGGGCCTCTCAGAGCGCGCGCACCACTACCCTTCCGAGCTGTCGGGCGGCCAACAGCAGCGCGTGGCGATTGCCCGTGCGCTGGCGGTGAAGCCGAAGCTGATGCTGTTTGATGAGCCGACCTCCGCGCTTGACCCGGAGTTGCGCCACGAGGTGCTGACGGTGATGAAGGATCTGGCCGAAGAGGGCATGACGATGGTGATCGTCACCCACGAGGTGGGCTTTGCCGAGAAGGTGGCGTCACGCCTGATCTTCATCGACAAGGGGCGTATCGCCGAGGATGGCGACCCGCACACGCTGGTGAACAACCCGCCCAGCGACCGGCTGCGCGAGTTCTTGCAACACGTCTCCTAAGCGAAACGGCGGGCCATCAGCCCGCCGTTTTTTTACTTCCAGCGCGCCGCGACCCAAGCCGCCTGCTGGCGCGCATTGAGGAACGTCCAGGCCACCACGCGGCTGACCTTCTGCCCCTGCGCCATCTCCAGCGTCTTCACCTCGACCGCCCCGGCCTCTTCCAGTTCGCGGTAGATACGCGGCAGCGTCTCCTTTTTCGATACCAGCGTGGTGAACCAGAAGCAGTTCTCCGCCAGTCGGCGGCTTTCGGCGATCATGCGGCTGATAAACAGCCCCTCACCGCCCTCGCACCACAGCTCATTGCTCTGGCCGCCGAAGTTGAGCCGCGCGGTGTCGGCGTCGCTCTGCCCCAGGTTGTGCCGCTTGCGGCGGCTACCGGCGGCCGCCTCCTCCGCCGAGGCGTGGAACGGCGGGTTGCAGAGGGTGGCGTCATAGCGCTCGTTCGGCTTGATGATGCCGGCGAAGATCTGCTGCGGCTGCTTCTGCTGGCGCAGGCGCACGTTGTGGGTCAACAGCGGGTTGCGGGCGATGATCTGCTTCGCCGAGGCGAGCGCGACCTCATCGATGTCGCTGCCGG encodes the following:
- a CDS encoding CatB-related O-acetyltransferase, which translates into the protein MTTPFLELARHHIDIVSPDETKLIRPADMTFESPIWLARGHYDVRSFGAYSYVGEDALIMATDRIGRYCSIARRLTVGESEHPTGYLSTSPMFYTTRYWKRHPETMSFYRHQAGTIKKAADVFRLEGSNEGRNTIGNDVWIGEGVFIRRGCKIGDGAIIASRAVITRDVPPYAVVGGTPARIIKYRFAPDVIARLQALCWWDYDIRNIDELDWTNVEATLSRLETLKASGKLTPFTPDIITWKDVT
- a CDS encoding capsule biosynthesis protein — its product is MENSALSLLLSGKKYLLLQGPMGPFFSDVAQWLETHGRETVNVVFNGGDQFYCRHRTVLPYHATPKAFPGWLKELYRHYEFDTILCFGDCRPLHREAKRWAQAKGIRFLAFEEGYLRPHFITVEQGGVNAFSGLPRESEFYRQLPAQEAMDITPLSPSFSLRVGHAITYYLMGSWHRRQFAQYRHHKSFSPVYEARCWIRAACRKYWYGLRQRNMMPRLRTALDQRYYLVILQVYNDSQIRHHSPYQDVRDYINDVIYSFAKKAPADQSLVIKHHPMDRGHRLYSPLIRRLSEQHKVSQRVFYVHDLPMPELLNHARGVVTINSTAGISALVHNKPLKVMGRALYDIRGLTFQGHLHQFWGSDFKPDMKLFQQFRTYLLNTTQINAVYYGENHHFQSDEEGVSRQDTRWAGRADKMGKTLRP
- a CDS encoding capsular polysaccharide biosynthesis protein; its protein translation is MIGIFSAGIARIPHLAQLLPEGVVRLASYRRLPDQVSAIAVWGHRPSGNRAVAVARRRGVPVWRLEDGFIRSLGLGVAGSPPCAIVVDQAGIYYDAAQPSTLEYLIQDRAGNAPLYPQASRAIDTITRLDLSKYNQAPPYHGPIPAGETVLVVDQTFGDQAVSHGGAGPGDFVRMLETALAENPDATVWVKVHPDVLHGKKAGYLADAARKAAERHPRVTLLTCNASPYSLLQHVSRVYAVTSQYGFEALMAGKAVTCFGLPWYAGWGLTDDRHADAPTLAARRGRASLFDLFAAAYLRYSRYLDPQSGKAGTLDDLLTWLDMARNHCRERQGTLAAPSLSMWKRAILSPFLKTLDNRVRFSSAINDATAGVVWGIKGERQWQQAGYDPALPVWRMEDGFLRSAGLGSHLHPPLSLVLDKRGIYYDATRPSDLEMLLNDDTLTDCQRARAAALRQRLLAARLSKYNLGAAFSRPVAAAGKRLLLVPGQVEDDASILTGTLGIRSNSALLQTVRERHPDAYILYKPHPDVLAGNRKGAIAAQDVARWANETVLDADIIHCIRAADEIHTLTSLAGFEALMHGKPVTCYGVPFYAGWGLTQDEYPCSRRTREITLDELVYQALIRYPSYIHPVSGKPITVEAAVSYLETLPRGEMFIAKRKFSSVINNYKKIKMLIKVKLNFNAAQHL
- a CDS encoding polysaccharide biosynthesis/export family protein — protein: MKLFNTFVLALMLPLAQAQAISLTADPSLTGAAPLPQVISGQTAQPKSSSQFDDTPAPVVPAPASRMFGAQIFSGTGGNSASSIGFNPSYVIGLGDQIQVRLWGAFNFEGSLAVDPKGNIFLPNVGPMKVAGTPNGQLNSLVTSKVKEVYQANVNVYASLVQAQPVKVFVTGYVNNPGLYGGVASDSLLSYLSKAGGVDTERGSYVDIEVKRGNRVRSHINLYDFLLNGNLSLSQFADGDVIVVGPRQHTVSVQGEVFNSYDFEFRDGTLPVSEALSWARPKPGATHMTIIRQQGTVKRSEYYPLSQANGRFLQDGDQLIVSADRYAGTIQVRIEGAHSGEHAVVLPYGATMRQVLAQIRTNNMSQLNAIQLFRRSVAERQKEMLDLSLQKLEEASLSAQSATSEEANLRMQEAQLISRFVAKARNVVPKGAVVLNENNLDQVILEDGDIINIPERTSLVMVHGEVLFPNAVAWQKGLSPEDYIAKVGGLTQKKGNAKVIVIHQNGEADDADNVDTLQPGDELMVLPKFESKSIEVTRGISTIIYQIAVAAKVILTL
- a CDS encoding capsule biosynthesis protein, encoding MLMNNLKAALPGKQLVRRLRQTVNLAFLHRHLAKIIIIAPLALLIIYLVLFSQPRFQSESTVAIKRSDDINGSSLNVGLLLGASNTSSAEDALYLKAYINSPDMLAILDKQLNFHQAFGASGWDIFYHLSADLSRERFLEYYRNRISVIYDDKTGLLTIATQGFTPEFAQRFNQAVLKESERFINELSHRIARDQLAFAEKEMHEASSRLDASRAALLAYQNSNSMLDPGAQAQAASALVNTLIGQKIQMEAELRNLLTYLREDTPQVVSVRNALASLSAQIKEEQSKITAPDGRQLNTMAVDFEAIKARVAFDTDLYKLALTSIEKTRVESARKLKVLSVISSPQMPEESTYPNSPYLIISLLLICCLLFGTIKLLLAVIDDHRD
- a CDS encoding SIS domain-containing protein → MSDTLLSTLPRYSASPDNIASIKRTLNEQAEALRTLAEHIDSTQYQRALTLISQCKGHVILSGMGKSGHVGRKISATLASTGTPSFFIHPAEAFHGDLGMITPYDLLILISASGETDEILKLIPSLKAFGNRIIALTNASDSTLAHHADAVLELMMESESCPNNLAPTTSTTLTMAIGDALAIALMQQRQFRPTDFARYHPGGSLGRRLLTRVADLMQTTVPQVQECATFREVIQEITGGCQGMVAVNDAAGRLVGIITDGDLRRALAKCSGLDTCTARDIMTHDPITLPQETMIADAEHLMQQERISALLVTGSGQDVVGLIRIFD
- a CDS encoding DksA/TraR family C4-type zinc finger protein, which produces MASGWAQDGAVQDQIDSTVEDAVQRARQSLGHGVSEKFCQECGEPIPEARRQALKGVRYCVQCQAELDKAEHDHAGYNRRGSKDSQLR
- the glnH gene encoding glutamine ABC transporter substrate-binding protein GlnH; translated protein: MKSFAKATLAALTLAFAVSSHAADKLIVATDTAFVPFEFKQGDKYVGFDVDLWDAIAKELKLDYSLKPMDFSGIIPALQTHNVDLALAGITITPERKNAIDFSDGYYNSGLMVMVPTNSPIKGEQDLAGKVVAVKSGTGSVDYAKANIKTKELRQFPNIDNAYLELGTGRADAVLHDTPNILYFIKTAGQGRFKAVGDSIKAQQYGIAFPKNSDLREKVNGALKTLRENGTYAEIYKKWFGTEPK
- the glnP gene encoding glutamine ABC transporter permease GlnP; the protein is MQFEWSAIWPALPILLEGAKMTLWISILGLLGGLFIGVIAGFARAVGGWISSHIALVFIELIRGTPIVVQVMFIYFALPMMIPVRIDPFSAAVVTIIINSGAYIAEITRGAVLSIHKGFREAGLALGLSRRDTLRYVIAPLALRRMLPPLGNQWIVSIKDTSLFIVIGVAELTRQGQEIIAGNFRAMEIWTAVAVIYLIITLVLSFILRRLERKLKII